A window of the Shinella zoogloeoides genome harbors these coding sequences:
- a CDS encoding RidA family protein, which produces MADNNAPFFIEDTDESEISSDVAGLGNLLMTTHIPLRADGSLETGDIRTQSVATLESLKASLEKAGSSLADVIHLTIYLTDIAERPIFNEVYCAYFKKPYPVRCAVGVAALADPGMRVEVTAMAARRRAV; this is translated from the coding sequence ATGGCTGACAACAACGCACCCTTCTTCATCGAGGACACGGACGAGAGCGAGATTTCCTCCGATGTCGCCGGCCTCGGCAACCTGCTGATGACGACGCATATTCCCCTGCGAGCGGACGGCTCGCTGGAAACCGGCGATATCCGCACGCAGAGCGTCGCGACGCTGGAAAGCCTGAAGGCCTCGCTGGAAAAGGCCGGCAGCAGCCTTGCCGACGTCATCCACCTGACCATCTACCTCACCGATATCGCCGAGCGGCCGATCTTCAACGAGGTCTACTGCGCCTATTTCAAAAAGCCTTACCCGGTCCGCTGCGCCGTGGGCGTCGCCGCGCTCGCCGATCCCGGCATGAGAGTGGAAGTGACCGCGATGGCGGCGCGGCGCAGGGCCGTCTGA
- a CDS encoding flavin reductase family protein yields the protein MNAHVENTHFNIHGTALLDHPADADSLKAALRTLGGGVSIITAGEGEARTGATVTSATALSVEPARMLVSLNRSSSTWPVVERFGHFAINIAGAAHETLANQFAGRGGLRGPDRYRGAEWVTAVSGAPLLVDAAAAIDCTVEEAIERHSHVIVIGKVLAIHIGSGHSLLYQDGRYHAVPR from the coding sequence ATGAATGCTCATGTCGAGAACACGCATTTCAATATCCACGGCACGGCGCTGCTCGATCATCCGGCCGACGCCGACAGCCTGAAGGCGGCGCTGCGCACGCTGGGCGGCGGCGTCAGCATCATCACGGCGGGGGAGGGGGAAGCCCGCACGGGAGCGACCGTCACCTCGGCCACCGCGCTTTCCGTCGAGCCGGCGCGCATGCTCGTCTCCCTCAACCGCAGTTCCTCTACTTGGCCCGTCGTCGAGCGCTTCGGCCATTTCGCCATCAACATCGCCGGCGCGGCCCATGAGACGCTCGCCAACCAGTTCGCCGGCCGTGGCGGCCTGCGCGGGCCGGACCGCTATCGCGGCGCGGAATGGGTGACGGCTGTCAGCGGCGCGCCGCTGCTCGTCGATGCCGCCGCGGCCATCGATTGTACCGTCGAGGAGGCGATCGAACGGCATAGCCATGTCATCGTCATCGGCAAGGTTCTGGCCATCCACATCGGCTCCGGCCATTCGCTGCTCTACCAGGACGGCCGCTACCACGCCGTACCCCGCTAA
- a CDS encoding LLM class flavin-dependent oxidoreductase yields the protein MTRKIRLGAFLPGGGQHIASWRHPDQPADGATSLDFHKQLAQTAERGLFDAYFLADNLAVGFGGAREGGNARVAGFEPVTLFSALSTVTSNLGFIATASTTYEEPYNTARKFASLDLISGGRAGWNVVTTTGDPTAQNFNRDTQLPHAARYRRAAEHVDVVKQLWDSFEDDAFIRDKESGTFYQPEKLHESDHRGEHFQVRGPLNVPRSPQGHPVIVQAGQSEDGRGLAAATAEVIFTAHQHIETAQEFYRDIKARARGLGRDPGHILVMPGVAPFVGRTQAEAQEKYDRLTGLILEEDGVGLLNGLTGGTLDLRGYDVDGPLPPAPPTEGMKSRQALIRQIADENNFSIRQLYQWVATARGHFTIVGTPETIVDTLQEWFENEAADGFNILPPWLPTALDDFVDLVIPELQRRGLFRTAYEGRTLRENLGLPFPVNRWAGARAALQAAE from the coding sequence ATGACACGCAAGATCAGGCTTGGCGCATTCCTTCCCGGCGGCGGCCAGCACATCGCCTCCTGGCGGCACCCAGACCAGCCGGCCGACGGGGCGACCAGCCTCGACTTCCACAAGCAGCTCGCCCAAACGGCCGAGCGCGGCCTCTTCGACGCCTATTTCCTGGCGGACAACCTCGCGGTCGGCTTCGGCGGCGCGCGGGAAGGCGGCAATGCGCGCGTCGCCGGCTTCGAGCCGGTGACGCTCTTCTCCGCGCTCTCCACGGTCACGAGCAATCTCGGCTTCATCGCCACCGCCTCCACCACCTATGAGGAGCCGTACAACACGGCGCGCAAATTCGCCTCGCTGGACCTCATTTCCGGCGGGCGCGCCGGCTGGAACGTCGTCACCACGACGGGCGATCCGACCGCGCAGAACTTCAACCGCGACACCCAGCTTCCCCACGCCGCGCGCTATCGCCGTGCGGCCGAGCACGTCGATGTGGTCAAGCAACTCTGGGACAGCTTCGAGGACGACGCCTTCATCCGTGACAAGGAGAGCGGCACCTTCTACCAGCCGGAAAAGCTGCATGAGAGCGATCATCGCGGCGAGCATTTCCAGGTGCGCGGGCCGCTCAACGTACCCCGCTCGCCGCAGGGCCATCCGGTCATCGTGCAGGCCGGCCAGTCGGAGGACGGGCGCGGGCTTGCGGCCGCCACCGCCGAAGTCATCTTCACCGCCCACCAGCACATCGAGACGGCGCAGGAATTCTACCGCGACATCAAGGCGCGCGCCCGCGGCCTCGGCCGGGATCCGGGCCATATCCTCGTCATGCCCGGCGTCGCGCCCTTCGTCGGCCGCACGCAGGCCGAGGCGCAGGAGAAATACGACCGGCTGACCGGGCTGATCCTCGAGGAAGACGGCGTCGGCCTGCTCAACGGCCTGACCGGCGGCACGCTCGACCTGCGCGGCTACGATGTCGACGGCCCGCTGCCGCCCGCCCCGCCGACCGAGGGCATGAAGAGCCGGCAGGCGCTCATCCGCCAGATCGCCGACGAGAACAACTTCTCCATCCGTCAGCTCTACCAGTGGGTGGCCACCGCCCGCGGCCATTTCACCATCGTCGGCACACCGGAAACCATCGTCGATACGTTGCAGGAATGGTTCGAGAACGAAGCCGCCGACGGCTTCAACATCCTGCCGCCCTGGTTGCCGACTGCGCTCGACGACTTCGTCGATCTCGTCATTCCCGAGTTGCAGCGCCGCGGCCTGTTCCGCACGGCCTACGAGGGCAGGACGCTGCGCGAAAATCTCGGCCTGCCGTTCCCCGTCAACCGCTGGGCCGGCGCGCGCGCTGCCCTTCAGGCCGCCGAATAG